The following are encoded in a window of Thermodesulfobacterium geofontis OPF15 genomic DNA:
- a CDS encoding sulfite exporter TauE/SafE family protein, with protein sequence MKLKVEFWGQEFEANMIIGAIGGFLIAVASSLGGFGGGPFVVPLMTVIMGLPIYVVVGSSLLAIFFNTLMGSLRYFFFGQTDLLLFIVMAIGAVAAGFVGPRIAKRLSPVWVKRVAAIGIIYLGLKLLNVPFIP encoded by the coding sequence ATGAAGCTTAAGGTAGAATTTTGGGGACAAGAGTTTGAAGCTAATATGATAATTGGTGCTATAGGAGGGTTTTTGATCGCTGTTGCCTCAAGTTTAGGAGGTTTCGGAGGAGGACCCTTTGTAGTTCCCCTTATGACAGTTATCATGGGTCTTCCAATTTATGTAGTAGTAGGAAGTTCACTTTTAGCTATCTTTTTTAATACCCTTATGGGGAGCTTACGTTATTTCTTTTTTGGACAAACTGACCTTTTGTTATTTATAGTTATGGCTATAGGTGCAGTAGCAGCTGGTTTTGTAGGACCAAGAATTGCTAAAAGATTGAGTCCTGTCTGGGTTAAAAGAGTTGCTGCTATAGGTATAATTTATCTTGGATTAAAACTCTTAAATGTTCCATTTATTCCTTAA